CGACCTTCCTGGTCAACTCGCCTTTTGGTCCCGACGAGATCTGGGACCATTTCCCGAAGGAAGTCCAGCAGGCGATCATCGATCTCGACCTCGAGGTCTACTGTATCGATGCCACGGATGTCGCCCGGGAAACCGGAATGGGACGGCGCACAAACACCATCATGCAGACCTGCTTCTTCGCCATTTCGGGCATCCTCCCGCGCGACGAGGCGATCGAGAAAATCAAGAGCGCGATCAAGAAAACCTACGGCGCCAAGGGCGATGAGATCGTTCAGCTCAACTTCAATGCAGTCGACAGCACGCTCGCCAACCTGCATGAAGTCACGGTTCCCGACAAGGTCACATCAACCTTCTCGCGTCCGCCGACGGTCTCCGAGGAGGCGCCCGAGCTCGTCAAGCGCGTCACTGCAGTGATGATCGAGGGCAAGGGCGATTTGCTTCCGGTTTCGGCCTTCCCGCCCGACGGCACCTGGCCCACCGCCACAACCCAGTGGGAGAAGCGCAACATCGCGATCGACATCCCGGTTTGGGACGAAGAGCTCTGCATCCAGTGCAACAAGTGCGTGCTGGTATGCCCGCACGCCGCGATCCGTGCCAAAGTCTACGATCCAGCGGCTCTCGACGGCGCCCCTGCGACCTTCAAGACGGTTGACTACAAGGCGAAGGATTTCGCCGGCTCCAAATACTCCATTCAGGTCGCACCGGAGGACTGCACGGGCTGCCAACTCTGTGCGCGGGTTTGTCCGGCGAAGGACAAGTCGAACCCCAAACACAAGGCGCTCGACATGACCCTTCAGATGCCGTTGCGTGAGCAGGAGCGTGAGAACTACGCTTTCTTCCTCGACCTGCCTGAGGTTGACCGCACCAAGGTCAAGATCGACGTCAAGGGCTCGCAGTTCTTCCAGCCTCTCTTCGAGTACTCGGGAGCGTGTGAGGGTTGCGGCGAAACTCCGTACGTCAAGCTCCTCACCCAGCTTTTCGGCGACCGGCTGCTGGTGGGTAATGCGACCGGCTGCTCGTCGATTTACGGCGGCAATCTGCCGACCACCCCATATGCCCAGGATGCGAATGGGCGCGGACCCGCCTGGAACAACTCGCTCTTCGAAGATGCCGCCGAGTTCTCACTGGGATTCAGGCTCGCAGTCGACCAGACAACGGCGTCCGCCAAGAGCCTGCTAAAGAGACTGGCCGACCATATTGGCAGCGAACTGGTAGATGACATCCTGCAAGCCGACCAGCTCAGCGAGGAGGGAATCCAGAACCAGCGTGCGCGCGTGGAGACCCTGCGCAAGAAACTCGAGGACATCGACAGTCCGGAAGCGAAGACTCTCAGCAACATAGCCGACTACCTGGTTCGCAAAAGCGTGTGGGCGGTCGGTGGTGACGGATGGGCCTACGACATCGGCTACGGCGGACTCGACCACACCCTCGGCATCGGTCGCGATGTGAACATGCTCGTTCTCGATACCGGTGTTTATTCGAACACGGGTGGCCAGGCCTCGAAGGCAACACCGCTTGGCGCCACCGCCAAGTTCGCGATGGGCGGTAAGGAGATCCCGTCAAAGGACCTCGGCATGATGGCGATGGCCTACGGCCACGTCTACGTTGCTTCGGTGGCGTTCGGCGCCAAGGACAGCCAGACGGTCCGCGCCTTCCTCGAGGCAGAATCCTACGCAGGTCCCTCGATCGTCATCGCGTACTCCCACTGCATTGCTCACGGCTACAACCTGTCCGACGGCCTCGATCATCAGAAGGCCGCGGTGGACAGCGGTGCGTGGCCGATGTATCGATTCGATCCGCGGCGGACTGCGATGGGCGAGAACCCGCTCAAACTCGATTCGCGGGCGCCGAAAATTTCTTTCGACGAATACGCGTTGTCCGAGACGAGGTTCCGGATGCTTATGAAGATCAATCCCGAGCGTTCCAAGAAACTGCTTGCTGAAGCCCAGCGCGTCGTCCGAGCCAAGTACGACATGTACCAGCAGCTCGCGAACCTGCACTACGGATCTGACGCCGACAGCGAAACGAATTGAGGGAGGGAATGATGGACCTCAAAACCACGTATCTCGGACTCGAGCTCGCCAATCC
The DNA window shown above is from Acidobacteriota bacterium and carries:
- the nifJ gene encoding pyruvate:ferredoxin (flavodoxin) oxidoreductase; amino-acid sequence: MDEKRTVMVDGNEATASVAHRINDVCAIYPITPSSNMGEFADEWSAQGKTNIWGVVPDVIEMQSEGGASAAVHGSLQGGALTTTFTASQGLLLMIPSMYKIAGELTSAVFHVSARTLATHALSIFGDHSDINAVRQTGWALIASGSVQEAHDMACVAQMATLASRIPFLHFFDGFRTSHEVSKIDYLEDDDLRNLINDDLVQAHRDRAMSPDRPFIRGTSQNPDTFFQAREAINPFYDACAGHVVDAMKRFGKRTGREYQPFDYIGDAEAERVVVIMGSGAEAVHEMVEWLNAKGEKVGVLKVRLYRPFSASHFLRALPKTTSKIAVMDRTKEPGSVGEPLYMDVVTALAEAKAVGASPFNQEPVVVGGRYGLSSKEFNDTMVRSIYDNLAADQPRNHFTVGIVDDVSHTSLEMDDDFTIAGDDVFRGLFYGLGSDGTVGANKNSIKIIGDETDNFAQGYFVYDSKKAGAVTVSHLRFGPDPIRSSYLIRKAKFVACHQWVFIEKLDMLAYAEKGATFLVNSPFGPDEIWDHFPKEVQQAIIDLDLEVYCIDATDVARETGMGRRTNTIMQTCFFAISGILPRDEAIEKIKSAIKKTYGAKGDEIVQLNFNAVDSTLANLHEVTVPDKVTSTFSRPPTVSEEAPELVKRVTAVMIEGKGDLLPVSAFPPDGTWPTATTQWEKRNIAIDIPVWDEELCIQCNKCVLVCPHAAIRAKVYDPAALDGAPATFKTVDYKAKDFAGSKYSIQVAPEDCTGCQLCARVCPAKDKSNPKHKALDMTLQMPLREQERENYAFFLDLPEVDRTKVKIDVKGSQFFQPLFEYSGACEGCGETPYVKLLTQLFGDRLLVGNATGCSSIYGGNLPTTPYAQDANGRGPAWNNSLFEDAAEFSLGFRLAVDQTTASAKSLLKRLADHIGSELVDDILQADQLSEEGIQNQRARVETLRKKLEDIDSPEAKTLSNIADYLVRKSVWAVGGDGWAYDIGYGGLDHTLGIGRDVNMLVLDTGVYSNTGGQASKATPLGATAKFAMGGKEIPSKDLGMMAMAYGHVYVASVAFGAKDSQTVRAFLEAESYAGPSIVIAYSHCIAHGYNLSDGLDHQKAAVDSGAWPMYRFDPRRTAMGENPLKLDSRAPKISFDEYALSETRFRMLMKINPERSKKLLAEAQRVVRAKYDMYQQLANLHYGSDADSETN